The DNA region AGCCACGCCGCACGGTGCGATCGAGAATGCCGAGGGTCGCCCGCAGGGCGCTCTCGGACACGACCGGGAAGATATCGGCGTCGCGCCAGTGCTGGTCGATGTCGGACCAGTCGTAGAACGAGGTGACCAGCGTGCCGCCCTCGGCGGGTTCCAGGCGGTAGCCGTAGACGTGGCCGATCTGCGGCTTGATCTGCCCGAGGATCTTCCACGCGATCAGCCGATCCTGCTCGAATGCGCTGATCTCCACGGAGACGTCGTACCGACCCAGCGGGTAGTCGTTGAGTGCTTCGCGGTCCATGTGCACCACGAAGGTGTCACCGACCGCGCGCACCGGGTCACCGTCGGCGTCCTGCAGCATGCCGGTGGCGTCG from Mycobacterium sp. DL includes:
- a CDS encoding polyketide cyclase gives rise to the protein MTDRIEVPRTIPAPAADIFAVLCDPQGHVAIDATGMLQDADGDPVRAVGDTFVVHMDREALNDYPLGRYDVSVEISAFEQDRLIAWKILGQIKPQIGHVYGYRLEPAEGGTLVTSFYDWSDIDQHWRDADIFPVVSESALRATLGILDRTVRRGYPEAQSSTQG